The region CGTAACTAAAGAATATGGACCTGTAGATCGAGCATGTATTTTATCGTCTACTAGATGTACAAGTTTTAAGAAATGAGCGTAGCCGACAGCAACTGGTTGATCAAAAGGCTCACCGGTTCGACCATCCTTAAGGAGTAACTTCCCAGGGTCCTCAGGGTTATATACCCATGATTTACCTGGCTGCTTTGCAGCCTCTTTCAAATACGCTTGAACAGTCTTATTAGACATTTCTGGTCCATACATCTCATCAAATGGGACAATTTTAACTCTACAATCCAAGTTTGAGGCGGCCCAACCCATAAGGAGCTCAAATACTTGCCCTACATTCATTCTACTTGGAACCCCAAGTGGATTAAGGCATATATCTACAGGAGTGCCATCAGGAAGATAAGGCATATCCTCTCTAGGAAGTATTCTGCTTATGATTCCTTTATTACCATGCCTTCCTGCCATTTTATCGCCAACTTGAATTTTCCTTCGTTGCGCCACGTAAACTCTTACGACCATATTTGCTCCGGGTGGCAGCTCATCACCTTGTTCTCTTGTATAGATCCTGACATCGACTACTCGCCCTCTCTCAGTTGAGGGAACTCGAAGAGAGTTATCTCTTACATCTCTAGCTTTTTCTCCAAATATAGCTCTAAGAAGTTTTTCCTCAGGCGGTTGATCTGATTCTCCTTTAGGGGTTACTTTCCCAACAAGTATGTCTCCACTTTCAACGAAAGCTCCTATTCGGATAATACCCATTTCATCCAAATTCCCAAGGCTTTCTTCTGATACATTTGGGATTTCTCTTGTTATTTCTTCAGGACCTAGCTTTGTTTGACGAGCTTCTATTTCATATTTTTCTATATGGACAGAAGTATATAAATCATCTTTAACTAACCTTTCGCTAACAAGAATTGCATCTTCATAGTTGTAGCCTTCCCATGGCATGTATGCAATTAATACATTCTGACCAAGAGCTATTTCTCCGCCCTCACAGGCAGAGCCATCAGCTAAGACTTGCCCCACAATTACTGGGTCACCATTAAAAACTATAGGCCTATGGTTTAAACAAGTATCTTGATTAGATCTCTGATATTTTTGCAAGTAATGAGTGTGATCATTGCCTTCCTCATCAGTAACGACAATTGCATTGGCATCAACATAAGTCACTGTTCCATTTACTTTTGAAATTGGAACCATGCCGGAGTCTCTCGCAACCTGAGTCTCTAAACCAGTTCCAACTAAAGGTCTTTCTGGACGCAAAAGAGGAACTGCTTGTCTTTGCATATTGGAACCCATCAAAGCTCTATTAGCATCGTCGTGTTCCAAAAACGGAATTAAGGATGCGGCTACAGAAATAACTTGAACAGGTGATAGTTGGACATAATCAACTTGCTCAGGAGAAACAGTTTCAAAATCTTGTCTATATCTAACTGGGACAAGGTCTGCCAATATTTTTCCTTCTTCATCTGTAGCAACATCGCCTGGAGCAACCCTACATTCATCTTCTAAATCTGCAGACAGATATATAGGATCGCCTTCCTTAATTAATCTCCCATTTTCCACCTTCCAAAATGGTGTCTCAATAAAACCGTATTCATTTACTCGTGCGTGAGTTGCTAAAGAATTAATCAAACCGGCATTTGGTCCTTCAGGGGTTTCAATTGGACAAAGTCTTCCATAATGAGATGGATGAATATCTCTAACTGCGAAACCAGCTCTTTCACGAGTTAAACCACCTGGTCCCAAAGCAGAGATGCGTCTTTTATGAGTCAATTCAGCTAATGGATTGGTTTGATCCATAAATTGACTTAGTTGACTTGAACCAAAAAATTCTTTTATTGCTGCAACTAAAGGTTTTGGGTTTACCAATTGCGCTGGGGTAAGTGAATCTGTTTCCCCAACGGTCATCCTCTCTTTAATTATCCTTTCAAGTCTATTTAAACCAACTCGAACTTGATTTTGTAAAAGTTCACCGACTGACCTAACTCGTCTATTGCCCAAATGATCAATATCATCCAAAGTTGCACCACCAACATCTAATTCTAAATTGATTAAATAATCTAAAGTAGATAGAACATCTTCGTTTGTAAGTGTCCTTATATTGTCAGGAATAGTTAAGCGTAATTTCTTATTTATTTTATATCTACCAACTCTTCCTAAGTCATAACGTTTTGGATCGAAAAATCTTGTTTGAAGTAGTTGTTGACCTCCACTTACTGAAGGAGGCTCGCCTGGCCTTAACTTTTTATAAAGCTCTAACAAAGCCTGGTCCTCTGAACTTATTCCTTCTTCATTTGCCGCATCAATTGACTTTTGATAAAACTCGGGATGTCGTAATTTATCTATCACATCATTATCTGACAAACCCATTGCCCTCATTAAGACATGAGCATTGATTTTTCGTGTTTTATCTACACGAACATGCAGCAAATCATTTTTATCAGTTTCAAATTTTAACCATGCTCCGCGATTAGGAATAACGCTTGCATTGTAAGTTCTTCTACCATTTTTATCTTGCTCATCTTTAAAATAAACTCCTGGACTTCGAACGATTTGATTAACTATTACTCTCTCAGCCCCATTAATTATAAAAGTTCCACGTTCAGTCATTAAAGGTAGTTCACCTATAAAGACTTCTTGCTCTTTAATCTCTCCAGTTTCTTTATTAACTAAACGACAAGTGACATACATTTGAGAAGCAAAGGTTGCATCTCTTCTTTTTGCTTCTTCTACATCATGCCTTGGACGCTTAAGCCTATATTCTGCTCCTATGAAATGAAGTTCAAGCTTACCGGTATAGTCAGTAATGGGCGAAAAATTGTCTAATTCTTCTATCAAGCCTTTATCCAAAAACCACTTAAAACTTGATCTTTGCACCTCAACCAAATCAGGCAGATATGTAGCTGCTTTGGCTACCTGAATCGCGCTTCTGCTCATTCGAGAACCTGCGTTTATATGTAGAGGACGGGGTTAATGTCTTGTCCTATATGTCGAAAAATGATCTTTACTTAAGAAAAAAACAAAAAACAATCTCCTAAAAGACTGAAATTTGAAATTGAATTTACTTAATCAACGAACAAACTGACTCAAAAGGGTAGAACCTTAAAGATTAAGCGCAGATAAAACGCCTAGGCAAGACAATAAATAACTCTACACTCAAATCAGTTAATTAACTATGGTAAATGATGATATTTAAGGCAACGCAAACAATTCCCTTGCATTTTGAGTTGTTTTTTCAGCAATTTCAGAAAAGTTTTCACCTCTAAGCTCTGAAATTTTATCTACCACATGCTTTACGAAAGAAGGTTCATTCCTTTTCCCTCTATGAGGAACGGGTGATAAGAAAGGACTATCGGTTTCTACTAGAAATCTACTTTTAGGAACTTCTTTGGCACATTCATGAATATCAATAGCATTCTTGAAAGTTACATTTCCACTGAAGCTTATATAAAAGCCAAGATCAAGGAACTCTCTCATCTCTTTGACATTGCCGCTCCAGCAATGCATAACACCTTTTGGACAACAATCATCTTCAGAAAGCTTAGAAAAAACTTCTAACATTTCTTTTGCGGCATCTCTACAATGAACGATGATTGGCAAATTCAATTCAAAAGCCAAGTTTAATTGCGGCATTAAAATTGAAAGCTGCTCATTCAAGTTCTCTGCTTTGAAAAGATCTAGTCCTAATTCACCTATTGCAACAACTCTACTGTCATCAAGAGCTGCATTTTTTAAAACACTTAAAGTTTCAGGTCCCCAATGATGTGCATCCAATGGATGTACTCCTACTGAATATCTCATCTCCTGAAATTGATCAGCCATTGATTTAATAGCAGGGATTTCAGAGGGTTCTACGCAAGCATGTAATAAAGCTTTAACGCCTTGTGATCTCCACCTCAATGCAACTTCTTCTCTATCTTCATTAAAGTTAGAAAATACGATGTGGCAATGACTGTCAATTATTGAACTTTTGGAATCGCTCAAGGTGCAAAATTAAATGTTCTTTCAATATTAAATCTTAGTTTATTTATTCTCAAACAACTTCTTTCAAAACTTTCTTAAGCGCAGTGCTAAGCCTGGATTTCTGATTAGCTCCTGTGTTTTTATGCAAAACACCTTTTTTAACTGCTTTATCAATTTTGCTAAAGGCTAAATTAAATGTTTTTTGGAGATCTGCTTTTGATTCATCGCCAGGCTCTTTTTCAAATATTCCACAAGCTACAAAGCATCGCTTCATTAGAGTGCGAACTGTAGATTTGTAATTTTTGTTTTCAAGGCGGTTGCGTTCCGCAATTTGAATTCGCTTTTTAGCTGAGTTGGTATTTGCCACGGAGGCTTTGTGTTTTAGTCTTATGTTAATCCACACTACCTCAAGACCATGAAGAAGATCTACATAAATCAAAATTAAGGCATAAGATAATCAAATTGAACCAATAGCCAAAAGTTCATGACGCAAATAATTAATAAAGATGAGGTTCAAGAAACCCCTTCAAGAAAATTGACCATAAAAACAGCTAAAAATCTTGATCAGGCTCAGCTTGAGCTCAACAAAATTACCAATAGAACATCTGGAACCGTTCAAGATAAAGCTATAAAGGTGGTTGAAGATATTCTTAAAAACGTTAATGAAAGAGGGGATGAGGCGCTTAAAGAATACACTTCTCGCTTTGATGGATTTTTAGCAGAAAGTTTTCAAGTTCCATCAGATTTAATAATCAAAGCTTGGGAAGAGACTAATAAGGAGTTACAAGATGCACTTTTATTGGCAAAAAAAAGAATTGAAAAATTTCATAGTCTTCAGGTGCCGAACAATATTAGTTATACGGGACCCCATGGTGAATCACTTGGACGAAGATGGAGCCCTGTTGAAAAAGCGGGAATATATGTTCCTGGAGGAAGAGCCGCCTATCCAAGCACAGTTTTAATGAATGCTATTCCTGCTTATGTTGCAGGAGTCAAACAAACCATCATGGTGTCTCCCGCAAACTCTAAAGGAGAATTAAACCAAACAGTATTAGCTGCAGCACACATTACAGGGATCAATAAGGTTTTTCGTATTGGAGGGGCACAAGCCATTGGCGCGCTTGCTAGTGGAACAGAATCAATTCCAAAAGTAGATGTAATTACTGGGCCAGGAAATATTTATGTAACTTTGGCAAAGAAAAAAGTTTATGGAAAGGTAGGTATTGATTCTTTGGCTGGTCCAAGTGAGATCCTAATAATCGCTGATCAATCAGCAAAACTGGAACATGTTGCATCAGATATGTTAGCTCAATCGGAACATGATCCTTTAGCTTCGGCAATACTAATCACTACTAATAAAAAATTAACGGAAAAATTACCAGCAGAAATTGAACGTCAATTAATTAATCATCCAAGATTGGAAATATGCCAAGAATCTATTTCCAGCTGGGGTTTAATAGTACTTTGTGATGATTTAGAAACTTGTGCAAAACTAAGTGATACTTTTGCCCCAGAACATCTTGAATTACTTGTGGAGAATCCAAAAGAATTATCAAAAATCATCAAGAATGCTGGAGCAATATTTATGGGACCATGGAGCCCAGAGGCTATAGGAGATTATCTTGGGGGGCCTAATCACACTCTTCCCACTTCAGGGACTGCAAGATTTGCTGGCGCTCTTGGGGTTGAAACTTTTATGAAAAATACTTCACTTATAGATTTTTCAAAAGCAGCCTTCAATGAGAATAAAAATGCAGTTGTACATTTAGCCAACAGCGAGGGATTGCATAGTCACGCAGAATCAATACGAATTAGAGACTCTAAATCTTGTTAAGTGATTCAACACCCACTACGTCATTTTCCACTTTTCCAACTAATACTTCATCTGTCAGATTTACAAAAAGTCCATTTTCAAGGACGCCGGGAATATTGTTAATTTGACTTTCCAATAGTTCAGGTTGGTCAATGCCGTTACTGAAAGTTAAATCAAGTATCAAGTTTCCTTGGTCAGTAACTATAGGTCCAGCTTTTTTCTGAGCCATCCTTAGATCACCTTCTCCTCCTAGATTTATTAATGTTTTTCGTACTTGTTTCCATGCAGAGGGAAGAACCTCAACTGGTAATTTGAACTCAAGGTTCAATTTTTGGACAATCTTTGTTGAATCAACTACAACTATAAATTTTTTAGCCAAAGCAGCAACAAGTTTTTCCTGAACATGACAGGCTCCGCCCCCTTTAATTAGTTGAAATTTGGGATCAACTTCATCCGCGCCATCAATTGCAAGGTCAATTTCTGAGACTGAGGAAAGAGATTTAAGAGGTATGCCCAATTCGGAAGCAAGAACCTCACCTTGAAAAGATGTAGTCACTCCAACAATATCTTTAATTTCTCCTGATTTTATTTTCAACGCAAGTGCTTCAATCATTAAAGCTGCTGTAGAACCAGAGCCAAGACCAAGGATCATCCCGTTTTGAATTTGATCTACAGCAGCTTGAGCAACTGCTTGTTTCATCTGATTTTGGAGATCCATTTAGTCGTACCTTTTGAAAGACAGTAGCAAGATTATTAGCTAATTCCTGGTAAAGCAGCAGGCTTAATAGAAAGATTAATCTCTTTGTTGTTTCGAACGACTTCCAATTTAAATGGCTCGCCTATTTGAGCGTTCTCAACTTGCATGAGTAAAGACTTTGGATCACTAACTTCATAACCACCAGCATTAATCACAAGATCACCACGTCTTAAACCGCCCTCTTCTGCTGGACTTTGAGGTATTACAGATTGAACAAGTGCTCCTGATCGTTCAGGCAAAAGAATCAAGGCATTTGGATCTTGGTTATGCTCTTTGGCTATTCTTTCATTCAATAAAACCAACTGAGCGCCTAGGTAAGGATGAATAACCTCTCCATTCGCGAGCAATTGATTGGTTACTTTTGAAGCAAGATTGATTGGGATTGCGAATCCGAGTCCTGCCCCTGGACCTGATCTGACCAAAGTATTTATTCCAATAACTTCTCCATTTGAATTTATCAATGGACCTCCAGAATTCCCAGGGTTTATTGCTGCATCAGTTTGAATTAAATCCAATCTCTTGTCAGAAAAGCCAAGAGAATTAATGTCTCTATGAAGACTACTAACTATACCCAGCGTGACAGTACTTTCAAGGCCATAAGGGGTTCCAAGAGCAATTGCCCAATCCCCAACTTGAATAACTTCTGAATCACCTAATTTTGCACTTTCTAAACCAGGAAATTCTTTAATTTTCACTAGAGCCAAGTCAGTAACTTGATCGGTTCCAACTACTGTTCCATCAACTTGCTTTCCATTTTGAAAAGTGATGATCACACGATCAACTCTTTCAACCACATGAGCGTTGGTGAGAACTAATCCAGAGCTATCAATTATCACTCCTGAGCCTTGTCCCCTTTCTTTTTTTGGGAGAGTCCCCAAATCGCCTAAAAGATCTCTTAATAAGGGGTCTAATAAATCAGATTCAAATTCATCTGTTTGAAGTTCTCTTTCAATATCAATCCGTACTACCGATGGTGAAACCTTACTGGCGACATTAGCAACAAAACTATGTGATTCACTTGCTTGAAAATCTTCCAAAGCAAATACAGATTTTGGCACTAACAAAAAACAAAAAAGGATTGAGGAGAGTAAAAATATTCTGCTAAATTTCATCGTAATCACTAACTTTCTTAGGCTCACCATAACTAATCCAAATATTAAGAAAAGAATAAAGTGGATCAATGCAAAATAAGAATAAATTGCCTTTAGAGGTAACCGAAACCTTTATCTAGTAATATTTAGTTGCCTGACGGTACCTCTTTAAATAGGGGCGGGTCAAAACTTAAACCGCTCGGGCTTCCTGCCCGACTTCGACACTGCCTTTTGTCTAATCAAACCGTTTCAGAATTGAAGGTTCTTGCAGCAAAGTCAGCAACTAATTATGGCTTTGATGTAATTGATTTTAAGATGTTCACTCATCTAAACCCCTTATCAATTCAGGTAAATATCCGACACAAAAATCCTGACAAGAAAGTCACTATTGATGACTGTTCTATTCTTAGTCAATACATTGATGAAGCTATTCAAGATTCTTCAATACTTGATCAACCTTTCAATCTTCAAATCAGCAGTGAGGGAATTGGTGATTTCTTAACGGATGAACAAGATTTTCAAATTTTCAAAGGTTTTCCAATTGAAGTTACTTATCAGGATTTAAAAAAAATTGAACAACAAACAAATGGTTTGCTTCTAAAAAGGACTCATGATGAACTACAAATAAATCAAAAGGGGAAAACTCAACGAATCCCAGTCGAGGATGTGATTCAAGTCCGACTCACAACACCCTCTGGTTAAAACCTAGATATCAATCTATCTAACCCAATCATTCTCATCTCTATATCCCATCATCGATGGCTCTTGTTCTACTCCCCGGCTTAAATAACTTAATTGAAGACATTAGTGAGGAAAAAAAGCTTCCATCACAAGTCGTAGAAGCTGCTTTGCGAGAAGCACTTTTAAAAGGTTATGAACGATATCGAAGAACGCTTTATTTAGGTATTAGCGAAGATCCTTTTGAAGAAGATTACTTTAGCAATTTTGATGTTGGTTTAGATCTAGAAGAGGAAGGTTACAGAGTTTTAGCTAGTAAGATAATAGTGGAAGAAGTTGAGAGTGATGACCATCAAATAGCAATAGCTGAAGTTATGCAAGTTGCTGATGACGCTCAAGTTGGAGATACCGTTGTTCTAGATGTGACTCCAGAGAAAGAAGATTTTGGAAGAATGGCTGCAGCTACAACCAAGCAAGTTTTAGCCCAAAAATTGAGAGATCAGCAAAGAAGAATGATTCAAGAGGAATTTGCTGACCTAGAAGATCCAGTGCTAACTGCCAGAGTCATTAGATTTGAAAGGCAGTCAGTAATAATGGCAGTAAGCTCTGGTTTAGGCAGACCAGAAGTAGAAGCAGAGCTTCCAAGACGAGATCAATTGCCAAATGATAATTATCGAGCAAATGCAACATTTAAAGTATTTCTCAAAGAAGTTAGTGAAATCCCTAGGCGAGGGCCTCAGCTTTTTGTGAGCAGGTCAAACGCTGGTCTGGTTGTATATTTATTTGAAAATGAAGTTCCTGAAATTCAAGAAGGTTCAGTTCGAATTGTTGCTGTTGCTCGTGAAGCAAATCCACCTTCAAGGGCAGTAGGTCCCAGAACAAAAGTAGCTGTTGACAGTATTGAAAGAGAGGTTGACCCTGTTGGAGCATGTATTGGTGCTAGAGGTGCCCGAATTCAACAAGTAGTTAATGAACTTCGTGGAGAAAAAATAGATGTAATTCGCTGGTCTTCTGACCCTGTTCAATACATCTGCAATTCATTAAGTCCTGCAAGAGTTGAAGTGGTCAGACTTGTGGATCCAGAAGGTCAGCATGCCCATGTCCTAGTTCCTCCAGATCAACTTAGCCTCGCAATAGGTAGAGAAGGGCAAAATGTAAGACTTGCTGCAAGGCTTACAGGATGGAAAATAGATATCAAAAATTCACAAGAATATGATCAAGCTACTGAAGATTCTGAGGTTGCAGAATTAATTTCTCAAAGGGAGGAAGAAGAATCTTTACAGAGAGAAGCTGAGCAGAGATTAGAGGCTGAGCAGGCAGCCAGAGCTGAAGAAGATGCACGATTAAGAGAGCTTTACCCCTTGCCAGAGGATGAAGAAGACTTTCAAGATGAGCAATTGTCAGATATCGATAATGATGATGAAGCAGAAGCAGAAGCAGAAGCAGAAGCTGAATCTGAATCTGAATCTGAATCTTCTGAAACTGATTCAAATATCGATATAGATGGTACAAACACTGAAACTGAAGAGACTGATATTGAAGAAACAATCGAAGCGGCGGTTACTGGAGAAGATAAAATAATGACAAAAGAGGAAGGAACCCGGTGAGTCAAAGTCCCATCCTGCGTAGGTGTGTAGCTTGCAAAAAAGTTCTTGATCGCAAGTATTTTTTAAAAGTTACTAGAGATTTTCAGAATGGAGTAGTCCTATCAGGCGGGATGGGAAGATCAGCCTATCTCTGTCCAGCTGAGTCATGTTTTGAAGAAGCTTTGAAGCGTAAAAGATTACAAAAAGCTTTGCGATGTGCTATTGACTCAAGCATTTTCAATATGCTCCAAAAACAACTTAATACCTGCATTGAGTCAGATACTGAGGCATGATGTTCATTGAGAGAACTCAGTAAACTCAAAAACCAAATCTAAAGTTCAATCACAACATTAATGACCAGCAGCGGCAAAATCAGAATTTATGAATTGTCCAAGGATTTAAGCCTTGACAATAAAGATGTGCTAGACGCAGCTCGAAAACTTGCCATACCAGCAAAAAGCCACAGCAGCTCCATAAGCAGTCTTGAAGCAAATAAAATCAAAGATTTTCTAAAAAAAAGCAATAATATAAAAACGACAAGCAAACCCGGCAAGAAATTAGATAAACAAATCCTTTCCGTTAAAAAAAGTCCCGTCAAAACTCAAAAAGATCAGAAGCCTGAACTGAAGCAAAACAACCCAAATCAATCAGAGATTTCAAAAGCAAAGTTAAATATCCCTTTAAAACCAAATCAAACTTTGGTTAAAGATCAAGTATCTTCTCAAGCTAACAATCGTAATACTTTAAAAAGTAGATTTCCTACACCACAAAAAATAAATGCACCCTCTAAACCAAACAAACCATTACCTCCAAAACCAAGAGAGGAAGTAAAAAAAATTATTTCTAAGCCCTTAAATCAAACAGAGAGTGAGATTACACGTTTAGAACAAAAAAAAGATGCCAAATTCATCAATCAATCCAAAATTTCTGAATCAGCTAAAAAGCCAATTGTTCAACCACAACAAACTAATCGTCAAGAACCAAAGAGGCCATTAGCACCACCAAGCAGACCAAAAATAAATATTCAAGATAAAAAACAACTACAACCCAACAACCAAAAGCCAAAAACAAAAATCAATCAAGGTGATATTTCTCCACAGAAAGTTAGTCCAGCAAATATCCAAAGAATCAAAAGTCAAACCAAGCAGAATTCACCATCGAGAAGCCCACAGCCTCCAACCAAAGGAAATACTCTTGAACTTGTAGGTGCCCCAATACGAAGAGAGAAACCTACAAATAAACCTCAGACTAACGAAGCAAGAAATAAACCAGTAATTCCATCCAGGCCTGGAGCTCCAAAACCGCCAGTCTCTGCAAATCGTCAAGGCTTATCAAATCGACCTGGTCCTAATAACAGAATGGGAGGACCAAATCGTCTTGGTTCGCCAAATCGCCAAGGTACCAATCGAGGTGGAGTATCTAATCGACCTACCCAAGGACAAAATCGTCCAGGGTCCAATAATCGACCTGGAGCACCAGTTCGTGCTGGATCTCCAAATCGAGGGGGGATGCAAAATAGGCCTGGATTTCCTAGCAGGTCCCTTAGCGGGCCAAACCGTTCTAATAATCGTCCAGGGGTTCCTTCTGGCATGAGAAAACCAGTTGCACCTAGTGAATTGATGCAACTGCAAAAGCCGCAAGCCAGACCTAATGCTCCACAAAGAAAAACTGATTCCTCAACTAGCCCTAGACAGAAAAGAGATAACTCAAATGGAGCAAGGCCCCCAGTAAGCAGGCCAACTCCAGCAGCCCCTAAAAAGCCAGCTCATAGGCCTGGAGGTACTGCCGCAGCCCCAAGAAGGACAGGTAGGCCTGACTGGGATGACAGTGCAAAGCTTGATGCTTTAAGAAATAAATCTCCTCAAAAACAGCGTCAAAAGGTTCACATTATTGGAGAAAATGATGATGCACTAACTGCAGAAAGAGGTGGATTCGCAGGAGAACAACAAGCAGTTGTTCTCTCAGCAAGCTTGGCTCGACCATCAAAGCCTAAATCTGGCAAAAGAAACAATGGGAAGCCTTTAACTGCGCTGAAAAAACGTAAAAAAGAAACAACTCGCCAAAGGCAACGAAGACGTGCAATGGAATTAAGAGCGGCTAGAGAAGCAAAACTTGTAAGACCTGAAATGATTGTTGTTCCAGAAGACAATCTCACAGTTCAAGAGCTTGCTGACATGTTGAGTGTTGAAAGTTCCGAAATCATTAAATCTTTATTTTTCAAAGGAATTACTGCAACTGTTACTCAATCATTAGATCTAACGACAATCGAAACAGTAGCTGAAGAGTTCGGCGTACCTGTTCTTCAAGATGATGTTGAAGAAGCAGCGAAGAAGACAGTTGAAATGATTGAGGAGGGAGATTTAAAACATTTAATTAGAAGACCTCCAGTCGTTACTGTGATGGGGCACGTTGACCATGGAAAAACATCTTTACTGGACGCTATTAGGAAAGCAAGGGTTGCAGCAGGAGAAGCTGGAGGAATCACTCAACACATTGGTGCTTATCAAATTGAGACTGAACATGATGGATCAACGAAGAAACTAACTTTTCTTGACACCCCTGGGCATGAAGCTTTTACTGCGATGAGAGCGAGAGGAACCAGGGTTACAGATGTAGCCATCTTAGTTGTAGCTGCTGATGATGGAGTTAGGCCTCAAACCCTTGAAGCTATTAGCCATGCAAGAGCAGCAAAAGTCCCCATTGTCGTAGCAATCAACAAAATTGACAAAGAAGGATCTTCTCCAGACCGCGTAAAACAAGAGTTATCAGAGCAGGATTTACTGTCAGAGGAGTGGGGAGGAGATGTAGTGATAGTTCCCGTTAGTGCCATTAAAGGCGAAAACATCGACAAACTTTTAGAGATGGTTTTGCTTGTAACTGAGGTAGAGGATTTACAAGCAAACCCAGACAGATTGGCCAAAGGTACAGTTATTGAAGCCCACTTAGACAAAGCCAAAGGACCTGTTGCAACTTTACTAGTACAAAACGGTACCCTTAAATCAGGAGATGTAGTCGCAGCTGGTCCAGTGCTTGGAAAAGTGAGAGCGATGGTAGATGAAAATGGATCTAGAATTAAAAAGGCAGGTCCATCTTGTCCAGTAGAAGCTCTTGGATTCAGTGAAGTGCCAACAGCTGGCGATGAGTTCGAAGTTTATCCAGATGAGAAAGCAGCAAGAGCCGTAGTTGGAGAAAGAGCAACAGATGCTAGGGCAGCAAGGCTTGCACAGCAAATGGCTTCCAGACGAGTATCACTTTCTTCTATGTCTGGCCAGGCAAGTGAGGGTGAACTTAAAGAATTAAATATCATTCTTAAAGCTGATGTTCAAGGAAGCTTAGAAGCAATTCTTGGTTCTTTAGAACAGCTTCCTAAAGATGAAGTCCAAGTAAGAGTTTT is a window of Prochlorococcus marinus str. MIT 0917 DNA encoding:
- a CDS encoding ribosome maturation factor RimP, whose protein sequence is MSNQTVSELKVLAAKSATNYGFDVIDFKMFTHLNPLSIQVNIRHKNPDKKVTIDDCSILSQYIDEAIQDSSILDQPFNLQISSEGIGDFLTDEQDFQIFKGFPIEVTYQDLKKIEQQTNGLLLKRTHDELQINQKGKTQRIPVEDVIQVRLTTPSG
- the infB gene encoding translation initiation factor IF-2, with product MTSSGKIRIYELSKDLSLDNKDVLDAARKLAIPAKSHSSSISSLEANKIKDFLKKSNNIKTTSKPGKKLDKQILSVKKSPVKTQKDQKPELKQNNPNQSEISKAKLNIPLKPNQTLVKDQVSSQANNRNTLKSRFPTPQKINAPSKPNKPLPPKPREEVKKIISKPLNQTESEITRLEQKKDAKFINQSKISESAKKPIVQPQQTNRQEPKRPLAPPSRPKINIQDKKQLQPNNQKPKTKINQGDISPQKVSPANIQRIKSQTKQNSPSRSPQPPTKGNTLELVGAPIRREKPTNKPQTNEARNKPVIPSRPGAPKPPVSANRQGLSNRPGPNNRMGGPNRLGSPNRQGTNRGGVSNRPTQGQNRPGSNNRPGAPVRAGSPNRGGMQNRPGFPSRSLSGPNRSNNRPGVPSGMRKPVAPSELMQLQKPQARPNAPQRKTDSSTSPRQKRDNSNGARPPVSRPTPAAPKKPAHRPGGTAAAPRRTGRPDWDDSAKLDALRNKSPQKQRQKVHIIGENDDALTAERGGFAGEQQAVVLSASLARPSKPKSGKRNNGKPLTALKKRKKETTRQRQRRRAMELRAAREAKLVRPEMIVVPEDNLTVQELADMLSVESSEIIKSLFFKGITATVTQSLDLTTIETVAEEFGVPVLQDDVEEAAKKTVEMIEEGDLKHLIRRPPVVTVMGHVDHGKTSLLDAIRKARVAAGEAGGITQHIGAYQIETEHDGSTKKLTFLDTPGHEAFTAMRARGTRVTDVAILVVAADDGVRPQTLEAISHARAAKVPIVVAINKIDKEGSSPDRVKQELSEQDLLSEEWGGDVVIVPVSAIKGENIDKLLEMVLLVTEVEDLQANPDRLAKGTVIEAHLDKAKGPVATLLVQNGTLKSGDVVAAGPVLGKVRAMVDENGSRIKKAGPSCPVEALGFSEVPTAGDEFEVYPDEKAARAVVGERATDARAARLAQQMASRRVSLSSMSGQASEGELKELNIILKADVQGSLEAILGSLEQLPKDEVQVRVLLSAPGEITETDVDLAAASGAVIVGFNTSMASGAKRAADANGVDVRDYEVIYKLLEDIQLAMEGLLEPEMIEEALGVAEVRAIFSIGKSAVAGCYVTNGKIQRNCRARVKRGKQIVFEGDLDSLKRNKDDVKDVATGFECGIGCDRFANWEEGDQIEAFKLVTQRRKLTN
- a CDS encoding trypsin-like peptidase domain-containing protein; this translates as MVSLRKLVITMKFSRIFLLSSILFCFLLVPKSVFALEDFQASESHSFVANVASKVSPSVVRIDIERELQTDEFESDLLDPLLRDLLGDLGTLPKKERGQGSGVIIDSSGLVLTNAHVVERVDRVIITFQNGKQVDGTVVGTDQVTDLALVKIKEFPGLESAKLGDSEVIQVGDWAIALGTPYGLESTVTLGIVSSLHRDINSLGFSDKRLDLIQTDAAINPGNSGGPLINSNGEVIGINTLVRSGPGAGLGFAIPINLASKVTNQLLANGEVIHPYLGAQLVLLNERIAKEHNQDPNALILLPERSGALVQSVIPQSPAEEGGLRRGDLVINAGGYEVSDPKSLLMQVENAQIGEPFKLEVVRNNKEINLSIKPAALPGIS
- a CDS encoding YlxR family protein, whose product is MSQSPILRRCVACKKVLDRKYFLKVTRDFQNGVVLSGGMGRSAYLCPAESCFEEALKRKRLQKALRCAIDSSIFNMLQKQLNTCIESDTEA
- the nusA gene encoding transcription termination factor NusA; protein product: MALVLLPGLNNLIEDISEEKKLPSQVVEAALREALLKGYERYRRTLYLGISEDPFEEDYFSNFDVGLDLEEEGYRVLASKIIVEEVESDDHQIAIAEVMQVADDAQVGDTVVLDVTPEKEDFGRMAAATTKQVLAQKLRDQQRRMIQEEFADLEDPVLTARVIRFERQSVIMAVSSGLGRPEVEAELPRRDQLPNDNYRANATFKVFLKEVSEIPRRGPQLFVSRSNAGLVVYLFENEVPEIQEGSVRIVAVAREANPPSRAVGPRTKVAVDSIEREVDPVGACIGARGARIQQVVNELRGEKIDVIRWSSDPVQYICNSLSPARVEVVRLVDPEGQHAHVLVPPDQLSLAIGREGQNVRLAARLTGWKIDIKNSQEYDQATEDSEVAELISQREEEESLQREAEQRLEAEQAARAEEDARLRELYPLPEDEEDFQDEQLSDIDNDDEAEAEAEAEAESESESESSETDSNIDIDGTNTETEETDIEETIEAAVTGEDKIMTKEEGTR